In Nonomuraea sp. NBC_00507, the following are encoded in one genomic region:
- a CDS encoding prenyltransferase/squalene oxidase repeat-containing protein — MIDVFREANDLVSGLMAKPWGQVSPSVYETGRLVTIAPWLVGQRERVAYLLGEQRDDGFWGAPEGYGLVPTLSATEALLTAAARGDGDPAVLMPAARAGLKALRSMLQEPRELPDTPAIDLIVPYLVSLINDHGCADPLPLPPGMDGRRLGMVRHLLESGGEPPQKLLHALEVVGATASITSAVSPTPIGTVGASPAATAAWLDTLAPPDSADSARRHLEAVAKRYGGPVPVGLPITVFERGWVLSWLLRAGAPVELPPEMTADLRAAIGPNGTPAGAGLPADADTTSVALHALALLGMPCEPESLKAFDTGEHFCTWQGEDGVSVSVNAHVLDAFGEYVRARPETAGTYRPLMARVARWLAVRQRPDGSWRDRWHASPYYATLSCALALGEFGGPEYADTVRAAREWVVATQRDDGSWGRWMGMPEETAYAVQTLLLSGPEPDERCRQAAARGYTFLTHVGDLSDYPPLWHDKDLYTPTAIVRAAVLAAVHVTQRSSGRRTSTEK; from the coding sequence GTGATCGACGTCTTCCGCGAGGCCAATGACCTCGTCTCCGGGCTCATGGCTAAGCCCTGGGGCCAGGTATCCCCCTCGGTCTACGAGACCGGGCGGCTGGTCACGATCGCCCCCTGGCTGGTCGGGCAGCGGGAGCGCGTGGCGTACCTCCTGGGCGAGCAGCGCGACGACGGATTCTGGGGCGCCCCCGAAGGCTACGGGCTCGTGCCCACCCTGAGCGCCACCGAGGCACTGCTCACCGCTGCGGCCCGGGGCGATGGCGATCCGGCCGTGCTCATGCCGGCCGCGCGCGCCGGGCTGAAGGCGCTGCGGTCGATGCTCCAGGAGCCACGCGAGCTGCCCGACACGCCGGCGATCGACCTGATCGTGCCGTACCTCGTCTCGCTCATCAACGACCACGGGTGCGCTGATCCGCTGCCCCTGCCACCCGGCATGGACGGCAGGCGCCTCGGCATGGTGCGGCACCTTCTGGAGTCCGGCGGCGAGCCGCCACAGAAACTCCTGCACGCCCTCGAGGTGGTGGGCGCGACGGCTTCCATCACCAGCGCCGTGAGCCCCACGCCCATCGGCACCGTCGGTGCCTCACCCGCGGCGACGGCCGCCTGGCTGGACACTCTCGCGCCGCCCGACTCGGCCGACTCGGCCAGGAGGCACCTGGAGGCGGTGGCGAAGCGGTACGGCGGGCCCGTCCCCGTCGGGCTCCCCATCACGGTCTTCGAGCGCGGCTGGGTGCTGAGCTGGCTGCTCAGGGCGGGCGCGCCGGTGGAGCTGCCACCGGAAATGACCGCGGACCTGCGGGCCGCGATCGGCCCGAACGGCACTCCCGCCGGGGCCGGGCTGCCGGCCGACGCCGACACGACCAGCGTCGCGCTCCATGCGCTCGCACTGCTCGGCATGCCGTGCGAGCCCGAGTCGCTCAAGGCTTTCGACACCGGGGAGCACTTCTGCACCTGGCAGGGCGAGGACGGCGTCTCGGTCAGCGTCAACGCCCATGTGCTCGACGCGTTCGGGGAGTACGTGCGGGCCAGGCCGGAGACGGCGGGCACGTACCGGCCTTTGATGGCGCGCGTGGCGCGGTGGCTGGCCGTGCGGCAGCGGCCCGACGGGAGTTGGCGCGACAGGTGGCATGCCTCCCCCTACTACGCCACGCTCAGCTGCGCTCTGGCGCTCGGCGAGTTCGGAGGGCCGGAATACGCGGACACGGTGCGCGCCGCCCGGGAATGGGTGGTGGCGACCCAGCGCGACGACGGATCGTGGGGCCGGTGGATGGGCATGCCGGAGGAGACGGCGTACGCGGTGCAGACACTGCTGCTCTCGGGGCCGGAGCCGGACGAACGGTGCCGACAGGCGGCGGCGCGTGGCTACACGTTCCTCACCCATGTGGGCGATTTATCGGATTACCCTCCACTCTGGCATGACAAGGACCTTTACACGCCGACAGCAATTGTCCGCGCAGCGGTGCTGGCCGCCGTACACGTAACCCAGCGTTCATCTGGAAGGAGAACTTCGACCGAAAAGTAG